The Sebastes fasciatus isolate fSebFas1 chromosome 4, fSebFas1.pri, whole genome shotgun sequence genome window below encodes:
- the ankrd34c gene encoding ankyrin repeat domain-containing protein 34C isoform X1 yields the protein MKIRTEVFFFFIRRNLFWSTTLTSREYTFHSTSKKRLLAVSSIPRRSVIGWEMADILELRTDGNSLLKAVWLKRLRLTRLLLDGGAYINESNERGETPLMVACMSMHTDQQSVSKSKLVKYLLDNQADPNIQDKAGRTALMHACIHKAGHEVVDHLLSNGADPSLEDRSGASALVYAINADDKETLKLLLDACKAKGKEVIIITTDKSPSGTKTTKQYLNVPPSPELNEVSSQAYCTSPSDINVTASPTPEQEQQNTVFSFQTKLKTSSSAAKLANGPTSPTRRPANPKRARLPQLKRLQSEPWGLIAPSVLAAAAAHEESKKASSAEDVVAGVNGLSLSKRSALSRQSSVDGKDSLFPLVGEQPCKMTTSLSVPPTSKASYERSLGQHQPLARRSTVPTEQENSSCSSGIASLRDTMHRRHLGNDHYDSDSQLYSGSAMLDSPKVPVERRKLNTSPLAMLTSSRESLDGNACPSSPSAARRRAPGLLERRGSGTLLLDHISHTRPGHLPALNINPNPPIPDIGASSKPSSPLATGIRSIAPVAPNTPKRGGLKSKKKLVRRHSMQVEQMKQLSDFEELAH from the exons aTGAAGATCAGgacagaggtttttttttttttcatcagacGCAATTTATTTTGGTCGACTACTCTGACGTCAAGAGAATACACGTTTCATTCAACAAGCAAGAAAA GGCTGCTAGCTGTAAGTTCAATACCGAGAAGATCTGTGATTGGCTGGGAGATGGCGGATATCCTGGAGCTGCGGACTGATGGGAACTCGCTCTTGAAGGCGGTATGGCTCAAACGCTTGAGACTCACCAGGCTCCTGTTGGATGGAGGTGCATACATCAACGAGAGCAATGAGCGTGGAGAGACGCCTCTCATGGTGGCCTGCATGTCCATGCACACCGACCAGCAGAGTGTGAGCAAGTCCAAGCTGGTGAAATACTTGCTGGACAACCAGGCGGACCCCAACATACAAGACAAAGCCGGTAGGACAGCTCTCATGCACGCCTGCATCCACAAGGCCGGCCACGAGGTGGTGGATCACCTGTTGAGCAACGGAGCCGATCCCAGTCTGGAGGACAGGAGCGGGGCCTCGGCCTTGGTCTACGCCATCAACGCAGACGATAAGGAGACGCTGAAGCTGCTCTTGGATGCATGCAAAGCTAAAGGAAAGGAGGTCATTATAATCACCACAGACAAGTCACCGTCTGGCACTAAAACCACCAAACAGTACTTAAATGTGCCGCCGTCACCAGAGCTGAACGAGGTGTCCTCCCAAGCGTACTGCACCTCTCCGTCTGATATCAACGTCACTGCATCTCCCACGCCTGAGCAAGAGCAACAAAACACAGTCTTCAGTTTCCAGACCAAGCTGAAAACCTCCAGTTCGGCTGCAAAGCTCGCCAACGGGCCCACGTCTCCGACGCGGCGGCCCGCAAACCCCAAACGTGCACGCTTGCCCCAGCTGAAGAGGCTGCAGTCGGAGCCTTGGGGGCTGATCGCTCCCTCGGTCCTGGCCGCAGCCGCCGCCCATGAGGAGAGTAAGAAAGCCAGCTCTGCCGAGGATGTCGTCGCAGGGGTGAACGGACTCTCTCTGAGTAAGAGGTCAGCGTTATCTCGACAGAGCAGCGTGGACGGGAAGGACAGCTTATTCCCACTGGTGGGCGAACAACCCTGCAAAATGACAACCTCGCTATCAGTTCCTCCAACATCCAAAGCGTCATATGAGAGATCTCTGGGCCAGCACCAGCCGTTGGCACGGCGCAGTACGGTGCCCACAGAGCAGGAgaacagcagctgcagcagtggAATCGCCAGTCTGAGAGACACAATGCATAGGAGACATCTGGGGAACGATCACTATGACTCAGACTCGCAGCTCTACTCAGGCTCTGCCATGTTAGACTCTCCTAAGGTCCCTGTGGAGCGAAGGAAACTCAACACGTCTCCATTAGCGATGCTGACCAGCTCCAGAGAATCTCTAGACGGCAACGCCTGCCCGTCCTCTCCCAGCGCAGCACGCAGGCGTGCACCTGGCCTCCTGGAAAGGAGAGGCTCGGGTACCCTGCTGCTGGACCACATCTCCCACACCAGGCCCGGCCACCTGCCCGCTCTCAACATCAACCCCAACCCTCCCATCCCTGACATCGGGGCTAGTAGCAAGCCCTCCTCACCTCTGGCCACAGGTATTAGATCCATAGCTCCGGTAGCACCAAACACACCAAAGAGAGGCGGCCTCAAGTCCAAGAAGAAACTTGTGAGAAGGCACTCTATGCAAGTGGAGCAGATGAAACAGCTTTCTGATTTTGAAGAGCTGGCTCATTAG
- the ankrd34c gene encoding ankyrin repeat domain-containing protein 34C isoform X2 → MADILELRTDGNSLLKAVWLKRLRLTRLLLDGGAYINESNERGETPLMVACMSMHTDQQSVSKSKLVKYLLDNQADPNIQDKAGRTALMHACIHKAGHEVVDHLLSNGADPSLEDRSGASALVYAINADDKETLKLLLDACKAKGKEVIIITTDKSPSGTKTTKQYLNVPPSPELNEVSSQAYCTSPSDINVTASPTPEQEQQNTVFSFQTKLKTSSSAAKLANGPTSPTRRPANPKRARLPQLKRLQSEPWGLIAPSVLAAAAAHEESKKASSAEDVVAGVNGLSLSKRSALSRQSSVDGKDSLFPLVGEQPCKMTTSLSVPPTSKASYERSLGQHQPLARRSTVPTEQENSSCSSGIASLRDTMHRRHLGNDHYDSDSQLYSGSAMLDSPKVPVERRKLNTSPLAMLTSSRESLDGNACPSSPSAARRRAPGLLERRGSGTLLLDHISHTRPGHLPALNINPNPPIPDIGASSKPSSPLATGIRSIAPVAPNTPKRGGLKSKKKLVRRHSMQVEQMKQLSDFEELAH, encoded by the coding sequence ATGGCGGATATCCTGGAGCTGCGGACTGATGGGAACTCGCTCTTGAAGGCGGTATGGCTCAAACGCTTGAGACTCACCAGGCTCCTGTTGGATGGAGGTGCATACATCAACGAGAGCAATGAGCGTGGAGAGACGCCTCTCATGGTGGCCTGCATGTCCATGCACACCGACCAGCAGAGTGTGAGCAAGTCCAAGCTGGTGAAATACTTGCTGGACAACCAGGCGGACCCCAACATACAAGACAAAGCCGGTAGGACAGCTCTCATGCACGCCTGCATCCACAAGGCCGGCCACGAGGTGGTGGATCACCTGTTGAGCAACGGAGCCGATCCCAGTCTGGAGGACAGGAGCGGGGCCTCGGCCTTGGTCTACGCCATCAACGCAGACGATAAGGAGACGCTGAAGCTGCTCTTGGATGCATGCAAAGCTAAAGGAAAGGAGGTCATTATAATCACCACAGACAAGTCACCGTCTGGCACTAAAACCACCAAACAGTACTTAAATGTGCCGCCGTCACCAGAGCTGAACGAGGTGTCCTCCCAAGCGTACTGCACCTCTCCGTCTGATATCAACGTCACTGCATCTCCCACGCCTGAGCAAGAGCAACAAAACACAGTCTTCAGTTTCCAGACCAAGCTGAAAACCTCCAGTTCGGCTGCAAAGCTCGCCAACGGGCCCACGTCTCCGACGCGGCGGCCCGCAAACCCCAAACGTGCACGCTTGCCCCAGCTGAAGAGGCTGCAGTCGGAGCCTTGGGGGCTGATCGCTCCCTCGGTCCTGGCCGCAGCCGCCGCCCATGAGGAGAGTAAGAAAGCCAGCTCTGCCGAGGATGTCGTCGCAGGGGTGAACGGACTCTCTCTGAGTAAGAGGTCAGCGTTATCTCGACAGAGCAGCGTGGACGGGAAGGACAGCTTATTCCCACTGGTGGGCGAACAACCCTGCAAAATGACAACCTCGCTATCAGTTCCTCCAACATCCAAAGCGTCATATGAGAGATCTCTGGGCCAGCACCAGCCGTTGGCACGGCGCAGTACGGTGCCCACAGAGCAGGAgaacagcagctgcagcagtggAATCGCCAGTCTGAGAGACACAATGCATAGGAGACATCTGGGGAACGATCACTATGACTCAGACTCGCAGCTCTACTCAGGCTCTGCCATGTTAGACTCTCCTAAGGTCCCTGTGGAGCGAAGGAAACTCAACACGTCTCCATTAGCGATGCTGACCAGCTCCAGAGAATCTCTAGACGGCAACGCCTGCCCGTCCTCTCCCAGCGCAGCACGCAGGCGTGCACCTGGCCTCCTGGAAAGGAGAGGCTCGGGTACCCTGCTGCTGGACCACATCTCCCACACCAGGCCCGGCCACCTGCCCGCTCTCAACATCAACCCCAACCCTCCCATCCCTGACATCGGGGCTAGTAGCAAGCCCTCCTCACCTCTGGCCACAGGTATTAGATCCATAGCTCCGGTAGCACCAAACACACCAAAGAGAGGCGGCCTCAAGTCCAAGAAGAAACTTGTGAGAAGGCACTCTATGCAAGTGGAGCAGATGAAACAGCTTTCTGATTTTGAAGAGCTGGCTCATTAG
- the LOC141766285 gene encoding retinol dehydrogenase 13-like encodes MQTFTAIRSFVFHYPKTIAVVTATGVGLLGVKKWIAGGVCRSKASLDGKTVLITGGNTGIGKETAVDLAGRGARVILACRDMDRANKAAEEVRRRTGNYNIIVKKLDLASLQSVRQLAKDILASEERLDVLINNAGIMSCPKWQTEDGFEMQFGVNHLGHFLLTNCLLDLLKKSSPSRVVNVSSLAHERGQIYFDDIHQEKDYRPWKSYFQSKLANVLFTKELANRLQGSGVTTYSLHPGIIRTELSRHFWSKIPLWKSVVYTPLSFLIKSPTEGAQTTIYCAVEESLQDKSGLYYSDCAPKTAAPQGLDDEAAKKLWDLSASLVGLT; translated from the exons ATGCAGACCTTCACAGCCATAAGATCATTTGTTTTCCACTATCCTAAAACTATTGCTGTGGTCACAGCAACAG GAGTGGGACTTCTTGGTGTGAAGAAATGGATTGCAGGTGGAGTGTGTCGCAGCAAAGCCTCGTTGGATGGAAAGACCGTCCTGATCACCGGAGGCAACACTGGGATTGGCAAAGAGACCGCTGTTGACCTGGCTGGAAGGG GCGCGAGAGTCATTCTGGCCTGCAGAGACATGGACAGAGCCAATAAAGCTGCagaagaggtgaggaggaggaccgGAAATTACAACATTATTGTCAAGAAGTTGGACTTGGCGTCTCTACAGTCGGTGCGACAACTAGCCAAAGACATCCTGGCGAGCGAAGAGAGGCTGGATGTTCTCATCAATAATGCAG gTATTATGAGCTGTCCAAAATGGCAGACTGAAGATGgctttgaaatgcagtttggTGTAAACCACCTGGGCCATTTCCTTTTGACAAACTGTCTGTTGGATCTCCTGAAGAAATCGTCTCCGAGCCGCGTCGTCAACGTCTCCAGTTTAGCTCATGAAAGAG GTCAAATCTATTTTGATGACATACATCAGGAGAAAGATTACCGCCCTTGGAAAAGCTATTTCCAAAGTAAACTAGCTAATGTCCTGTTTACAAAGGAGCTGGCTAACAGGCTGCAAG GTAGCGGAGTAACGACATACAGCCTTCACCCTGGAATAATCCGGACGGAGCTCAGCCGTCACTTCTGGTCCAAAATACCCCTGTGGAAGAGTGTTGTATACACACCACTCAGTTTCCTCATCAAGTCTCCTACAGAAGGGGCTCAGACCACCATCTACTGCGCTGTGGAGGAAAGCCTGCAGGATAAGAGTGGACTCTATTACAG CGACTGCGCCCCTAAAACGGCGGCCCCTCAGGGTCTGGATGACGAAGCTGCCAAGAAGCTGTGGGATCTGAGTGCCTCTCTGGTCGGTCTGACATAA